In the genome of Mercurialis annua linkage group LG8, ddMerAnnu1.2, whole genome shotgun sequence, the window TCTATAACAAAAAAACTTTACTAATGCAATTACAtccaattaattatatatagaaaaaagaGTAAACGACACCAAAACAATTAGGATGGGCTAGTTTAATGCTCTATTATACGATTGACTAAAAATAGCTTGTGGGGAAGATTTTGTAGAATACCTTTTCTTGCAAGTCAATACCTTTTACAACCTTGCATTAAGTAACTAAGATATCTAAAATGGCAATTTCTACAAGATTAAGAAATTTAATAGATATCAATACCATTGCAACCTTCCATTAAGTAataataaaacttttttttGTAGGATAACTATTAGGACTCCTTTGAAATTGGATCATAATTACAAGTTCATACAttattttgattgaaaaaaaaaagttaacacttcgacttttaaataaatttaattatttttccccTTCGTGCAATTGCTGATGTCATCAAAGAAGTttattgtcaaaataaaatctaatttgGTCCTTCAACTATTTTTGATTTAAGTtagtatttttagaaatatgatATTGTACAAtagcaatttttaaaataatttattaataacttaaataaatattattttaaattagtataatatctatagaataattaattttaaatgttattaaacaTACAATCTATATCTTATTACAAAATTATTACACatgatgaaaatataaattatcaatataaaaaattaaaatattgattttgttGACAACAGGTTATGATATTAAAGAATTAAACCGAGATTACAACCTCAATGTCGAAGTACATtgcagataaaaaaaatacaaaaatgaaaaataaattgaaacccTATAAtcgatttatgaaaaaataaataatagaaattgaaaaatataagtTTTACAGGTGACAATAAGATGAATTCAAGTGTTGAGAATTTTCTAACACCAATATTTTGTTAAGtaaagagtatttttaatataaaatgttatatttttaatttatactaatggactttctaatattaattttttatttaatttatttttataaatattaataatactaATTTAATGAATTctctaatataattttttattttatttaataaaagataataaaaatattaaattattttaattttgagttaatttatttatttaatttttatattgaaaatagaacttaatatttaaaattaaaacaagcaactattttttgaaattgaaaatgttatccttttaaaaaagaaatagagagtgaaaacaacaaatttatttttaaaaatttgaaatattcttctttaaaaaataaaatagacagTGAAAATGGTTCTAAACATGTGGAGAGTCATTTTCATTATCtactctaaatttaaaaaatagaactcattgaactttttattaaactctttaaattaaaggttaatattataaaaattcaccaactttacacgttttctcaatttaatcacgttctttaaaacttctcataagaatacattaactttcattttttttccaaattcatatatGGTGCTGACGCGTCACTCATTCACCGGTCaaaaatgacttacacctcaACAAATTGCAATAACGGATGAGTGTTACGTCTgtaccgtgtatgaatttggaaaaaaaatgaaagttggtgtatttttatgagaagttttagtaaaacgtgattaaattgagacaACGTGTAAAGtaggtgaatttttataacattaccctttgaattaaagagtttgacaattttaaagagTTTATTAGAGTTGctcttataaaagtttattctcaaattttgaaattatttccacttaaaacaaatatgaaaatttaaGATTTAATGGTgctaaaagtaaaatatttttttagaaaaaaactataaatttattttaatttgatcaaTACATtgaaaatctattttaattttttaaaattaatttaattgggtTTATATATtgacataaaattataaatttataaattatctgaactatgagaaattcttaggtagactcggtccaACACGTCATCTGTGTACTAAActtatcacataatgacacgtcattaaaattaggggtgagcatcggtcaGTTTGGTTCAGTTCGATTGgaatgttttttgttttttcggttttcggtttgaaaaatttCCAAACCGAACGAATTTTTAGTTTAGAGGTAAAAAAatcgaaccgtaccgaaccaaaaaatctggttcggtacggttcggttatttttattttaattttaattttttatattaaaaaattaattcaattattaaataattagagtgtAATAAActtacatatatgtttaaataacgattattaactcatatatcaacaattaataattaagatgtaaagacaaaaaaacatataaatataaatatatatgtatattctttaaaaaaaatatattatatattaatgtttggttaattcggtttttcggtcggttcggttttcaaaacacccatactaaaccgaacaccgaacaccaaactttacctaaactagaaaccaaatcaaaccgttttcactgaaaaatcgaaccaaacaacaaagttCGTTTTGTTTCGGCTAagttttttggtttggttcggttcttgctCACTCCTAATCAAAATGATGGcaattttataaacttatttaatgatacgtcattaaaataatgacaataAAACATTATTAAAAGACGAATATATTTTCAGTAAATTAGGTAAATTGGAATGATTTTGTGCCAGAggtttagataaaaaaaaaaagtaaaagccaaaaagatttgattttttaactccatcaaaattaaattaaatttattaaaaactacaaaCTAACTTCATCATTCTACCAGGCCGATATTGATACGTTCATCGACGAGTGTAGCATTCTAGTGAAACAATTTCCTAATATTCGTTTTAGTTTTGAAATCATCATGAGTGTAGCATTTTAGTGAAACAATTTCCTAATTTTCgttttagttttgaaaaacaATTTGCGAATGGAGCGGTACATTTTTTTAGTGCAAGCTACTCGTTTAATGCTAAGTCAGCGGAAATGATTTAATAACTTTTTGGCTTTTCTTTCTTATATATGTAATTACTTTGTGATTTGACTTAATAAATGGCAGTGCCAATGACTTCTAGCTCAGTTGGCGAAGGAGTGAGGCATCAAATCTCAAGGGGCCTGGGTTTGAACCCCCTTGTGgacaaaaagaaaatgaagactattaaaaatttatgaagaAGAGTACAAGCGTTAGAAGCGACGGATGCGGCATCGTCCGCTAAGATGGCGACTTCCGTAAGGCGATGTACTCAACGTAACACGGCGTGGGTGGCGTAATTAGCgtataatttgtatatatttgtaaTGTTGCATGTAGTTAGAgcttatatatatgtatatatatatatatatgtatatatatatatatatatacatatatatatatatatatacatatatatatatatatatacatatatatatatatatatatatatatatatatatatatatctgttTAAAAAAATGGcagcttttttaaaaaaaaactccatTTACCAAGCcaagtaaattttaaaagttaaacaaCCCTTCTTATTTATTACATTATAATCGGAATTCTTATTTTAAAGTTCGATTATACAAAGTCATAAAGAAAATGCAAAATGATTTAATTTGATGAACCAAGAGAGTGGTATTTTTTCCCTCCTCTAATGGTCATAACAATCTCATTCTCATGTATCTtacactttattatttttaaaagcgAATAATGTAAAtgattcaattaatttttgtatGCATCATTTAAATGCTCATCTCTTGCATACTACTCCATGTCCATCAATCCCGCTTGCACAGCTTAGACTTGGTAACTCGAGACCTTGCATAAATTCGTCGGCATTGCCATTAACTCCGGCGAATCGAGCAACGGAGCAATCCGGTGCAACGAGGCTCGAGGTCTGAAACTCTTTGTTCCCTCCCATTACAGGCATTTTAGCACCAATTTTCACTCGGCTAACATAATTCGGTCCATAGGTTTGACCCAACACGCCATTCACTTGATCACTTAAAGAATAAAATTTGAATCCAAGATCAAGATGAGCAAAACAATCATCTTTTGTAATTCCATAGTTGTGAACTCTTGAATCTTGTTCCGTTATAGGGACGACCTTGGCCGTAATCTTGAAATTTCCTTCGACTTCAATTATGACATTGTTAGTGTTAGATGATCTAGTGACTGATAGGCCTGGTGCATTCGATGATCGCCATGTGCTACCCTCGTTTTCGAGGAGAGCTAGAGGTTCACCATCGAAGGAAAGGGAAAGGCGGTCCACGGAGTCATCCCATGTCGAGGTTTTAAGTGCACCGAGGAATATTTGGTGATTGTCAAAGAGGATTGCTATGGATTGGACCCAAGTGAAGTCTCTTGCCATCTTCTTGTTCCTCTTTCCGATGAAATGGGCATTGATGTGAAGGTTGGAGTCGGAAACAAGGCAAAAATCGCGGTCTTTCTTGCCGTGGAAGTAAAAGGTAAGGCCATCTCCGCCGATGAATCGCGGGTCTTGACAAACTGCCCCCGGTCTGTCACATTCTACCAAGCACAAAATATAGAAATTGTGTCAAATATAGGCGAAATAAATTaatacatttaaaattataaaaataattgataactaaattttgaaagaaagattatgtgcattttttttataattaaaattatgtacATTTGATCAAGCAATTTTATATAAGCAGCACTAAAATGAAGAATGTaatgatataaaaaatattttagtcaattaattttttgttatggtaaaataatttttaattacagAAATCTcgaaacttttttaatttaatttataattaatatagcTTATGGTATTGATATATCATATTCGTATAAAGCAATTTATCAGGATTTCggcataaaaaaaaacttactgCAAACAGGCTTGCAAGTAACACAGTCAACTTCACATCCACCGGGACAAGAACTTGGGCAAACATGTTTGGTATTGTAACAATGAGGATAGTAACTATTTTTGCATGTGGCTGTCTTTGGTGAGGTTGAAGGAGTTGATGGAGTAGGTGTAGGAGTAGAAGGTGTTGGTGGCGGTGGTGAAGATGGTGTAGGagttggtggtggtggtggtgaggGAGAGGGTGTAGGAGTAGGAGGTGAAGGTGAAGGTGGAGGTGGTGAATAAGTTGGACTTGGAGGACCCGAAGGGGTTGGTGGTGATTTGTCGCCACTGCCCTTTCCATGTCCATCATCATTGTTTCCATTGCCCTTTCCGTTGTCGTCACCTTTACCTTTACCGTCTCCATTATTTTTGCCATTGCTGTCATTGTCGTCACCCTTTCCACCTTTATCGTCGCCCTTTCCACCATCGTTGTCGCCCTTACCCTTATCGTCCCCTTTATTTTTACCGTTGTTGTCATTGTCGTCACCCTTTCCACCCTTATCGTCGCCCTTTCCACCACCATTGTTGTCGCCCTTGCCTTTATCATCTCCATTATTTTTACCGTTATCGCCATTGTTGTCGCCATTGTTACCATTGTTGTCGCCATTATTACCATTGTTGCTGCCATTTCCGCCATTTCCGCCACCGTTACCATTGTTTTCGCCATTATTTCCATCATTGTCGCCATTGTTATTGTTGTTGCCATTATTATTACCATTATTGTCGCCAATGTTGCCATTACCGTTATTATTGCCATTGTTTCCCGTGTTGCCATTATTGTCACCATTGCCATGTGATGAATCATCGCCATCGCTAGAATCTAACAAGGAACGACGACCAAGAGCGAGGATCGATGAATAACCATCCTCCTCCTGCATGCATATAGATTCGCAAGAAGCACAATCAACAATGCAACTATTAGGGCACAAACTGGGGCAAGCACGCTCCACATTGTAGCACATCTTGTACTTTTTAATAGTACATTTTGCATAGCTTAATGAAGTTGCATTTGCCATAGCTATCACAATTAGAAGGAGAAGTATAGGCATGCAAAGATTTTTTGCAAATTGATCCATTTCgaattaattattagttattgAATTGGGTTGTATGCTAATTTGTGAGTGAAATTGAAATAAGTGGTATCTCTTTTTATAGTAGTTTTTGCATGAAAATATGTTCATTATTCAATGAACTTTCAATAATAAGTAATCTTTCACATGGCTAATTTACAGTCAACTCAGCTAAATTATACATGAAGGTACATAATTGCTTAAGGAACAAAGAATGAAACTAGCTTTCTGTAAAATGATGCCTTCAAGTTCCATTAGTATTAAAATTTTGCTCTAAGTATCACTTTGATAGCAAAACTTCAATTAGTATTAAAGTGGTATTATAAATCTAAGGTGAAAAAAGGCAAAATTTTTTGACtgtttgaaaatttgtcaaaaacttttaaaatttataaaggcaaaaatatttaaaaaccccccacctttgactttgttttcaattgcaccaccacgtaggagaattttcaattacaccctatttagggttttcagttttcgtctgtaccccaattgactaaaacgacctctttttatttagaaaaacatttaaattaatccttcatatactaatttatttgtttttttcaaatggaaaaaataatgatacaatccctctatttagttggttttaataattttattattaaattaattaaattattaatttttttattttggggtacagatgaaaactgaaaaccctaaatagggtgcaattgagaattctccgaggtggtggtggaattgaaaattcAAAGGTGGGggagttttcagtatttttgtcatttataaatatatcccaatttagccaatttgttGAAAATCTATCTAATTTTCCAAAATCGATTTTTTTAGTGGAAGATCACAGTCGAGAGATCAAATTTCTCGTTGCCAAAATCGATttaatatttctcaaaattaatttatctaaaacatGTGTCATTCCAAGTGGCAACTATTCTCtcatattttgtttaaaattacaCATTCAATTGTTATGTAGTACAGTTATATCAATTTTGTGAAATTTGGTAGATTTCCAGCGAATTGGTCAAATTAAGGTAGATTAGTagttttttaaaagatttagataaactctaaaaaaaatagaattttagcACCActaagtttaaattttatatgcaTTTCAAGAGATTGTAATTGGACAAATTCAGTGTATATTGATGTGTCATTCAAAGATAGCGATATTTGTTCAGTTTCAAAAACTATATAGCCTCAAATGTAAATTCAATTTATGGTATCATGTTTATACAGAATAAAGATTTATTGAAATCACGGATAAAAATTTAGTTCTATATGGGCTAATAACCCCATAAACACaagattttaagtttttaacaACTTTATTAATACTAATGAGCTATAGATTAAATACTAATGAGCTATAGATTAAATGTTAGAAATATTGATCATGCGTTTAATTTTTCCTACAAACATTCTCTCCTCTACGgttaaaaaatattactaatGGAATTACATCCAAttaattatatgtatataaataaaagtaaacgACACCAAAGCAATTAGGATGGGCTAGTTTAATGCTCTATTATTCTGATTGACTAAAAATAGCTTGTGCAGAAGATTTTGTGGAATACCTTTTCTTGTTCAGGTAATCTACTTAGATTTCAATGCAAGTCAATACCTTTTACAACCTTGCATTAAGTAATTAAGATCTAAAATGACAATTTCTACAAGATTAAGAAATTTAATTGATATCTGCAATACCATTACAACCTTGCATTAAGTAATACAATATTTGTTACCACGAACTCCTTTATTATTGTgttgttaattttatgtttaaggGCAACTAAACTTTTAATTAGACATTAACTATTTGaattatgtttatttgattGTTGGATTTATGGATTTTATCAGAATTGTGAATTGTTTATTGTACTTAATGCTTAATATGAATTGATCACTTAAACTATTGTCATAAGTTTTAAATTTGACTTGAGAGAGCTAATTTGAAATACCCAATAATAATCAATAACCTAGAATTCAATTACGCGAGAGTGAATTGTTGGCTAGGCATTCATTAGgtttgttttatcaatttagttgAATTGGCTGTTTAGATTTATGATTATACAAGAGTGAGTTACAGATTTagcaattgatttaattaggtttttttCCATATTATGACTTAAGAGAGCGTAATGGGATGCATTCGAATAACCTGAATCGCAATTAAGTAAATTACCATAATccataaattaaataacataaGGGTAGTTATTAACATCTGATTCATCTTTTATAAGTGCTAAccgttttgtttcagttttgttatttatttcatCTTTAGTTTTATCTCTTTAGTTTAATCTGCTTCTTTCAACTATTTTCATCTGCTTGATAGACTGAGACCTCCGAACCAAGGATGGTTTAAAGCAAATGTCGATGCTGCAAATTTTTCCAATAATCTTAGAACAGGAGTAGGCATTGTAGTTAGAGATCGGAAAAGCTGCATTGTTCAAGCGAGGCAAGTCCGTTTTCAGGGTAGTGTAACCCCTAGAATGGCAGAGGCGATTGGCATTCGGGAAGTATTGAGAATTGAGCAAAAACAGATTCTTCTTCATTAATTTGCAAATGAAGATTACAGCAGCTTTTATACATAAGCTGTTACACTCAGCTCACACACTCACGCTACTCACACTGCTAACTGATTATTACACGTGGCAACATGCCATTGGTAAGCAAATAACAGAAAACTAATAACTGAAAAACTGTAGTTTGTTAATAgcccccctcaagctggagcatACAAGTCTTGGATGCTCAGCTTGGATATGGAAGATTGAAAAACTTGTGGAGTAAGAGGCTTTGTCAAAAAATCTGCCAGTTGATTCTGAGAAGAAACTGGCAAAAGATGCAGTAACTTGGATTGAATCTTCTGACGAACTATGTGACAATCAATTTCCAGGTGTTTTGTTCGTTCATGAAAAACTGGGTTGTGAGCTATATGAAGAGCAGACTGATTATCACAGAACAACATAACTGGCTGAGGATGAGAAACCTGTAAATCCTTTAACAAATATGAAAGC includes:
- the LOC126660469 gene encoding uncharacterized protein LOC126660469, producing the protein MDQFAKNLCMPILLLLIVIAMANATSLSYAKCTIKKYKMCYNVERACPSLCPNSCIVDCASCESICMQEEDGYSSILALGRRSLLDSSDGDDSSHGNGDNNGNTGNNGNNNGNGNIGDNNGNNNGNNNNNGDNDGNNGENNGNGGGNGGNGSNNGNNGDNNGNNGDNNGDNGKNNGDDKGKGDNNGGGKGDDKGGKGDDNDNNGKNKGDDKGKGDNDGGKGDDKGGKGDDNDSNGKNNGDGKGKGDDNGKGNGNNDDGHGKGSGDKSPPTPSGPPSPTYSPPPPSPSPPTPTPSPSPPPPPTPTPSSPPPPTPSTPTPTPSTPSTSPKTATCKNSYYPHCYNTKHVCPSSCPGGCEVDCVTCKPVCKCDRPGAVCQDPRFIGGDGLTFYFHGKKDRDFCLVSDSNLHINAHFIGKRNKKMARDFTWVQSIAILFDNHQIFLGALKTSTWDDSVDRLSLSFDGEPLALLENEGSTWRSSNAPGLSVTRSSNTNNVIIEVEGNFKITAKVVPITEQDSRVHNYGITKDDCFAHLDLGFKFYSLSDQVNGVLGQTYGPNYVSRVKIGAKMPVMGGNKEFQTSSLVAPDCSVARFAGVNGNADEFMQGLELPSLSCASGIDGHGVVCKR